The proteins below come from a single bacterium genomic window:
- a CDS encoding T9SS type A sorting domain-containing protein, giving the protein MIDKFTLRSFILLPFTTFTSGGVIFTPTNNDVFAYPGPWKKGDSKYGGRYIYFDRVSEGSTIRIYNIVGELIDEIPVTECHPKWDIQSKNLASGIYIYCITGGGGGKKIGKIGIIK; this is encoded by the coding sequence TTGATAGATAAGTTTACTCTACGGAGTTTTATTTTACTACCTTTTACAACCTTTACCTCAGGAGGCGTAATCTTTACCCCAACAAACAATGATGTCTTTGCCTATCCAGGTCCATGGAAGAAAGGCGATTCAAAATATGGAGGAAGGTATATCTATTTTGACAGGGTTAGCGAAGGTTCAACTATTCGGATTTACAACATTGTCGGTGAATTAATAGATGAGATACCTGTAACCGAATGCCATCCGAAATGGGATATTCAAAGCAAAAACCTTGCTTCAGGTATCTATATCTACTGCATCACCGGCGGAGGTGGAGGAAAGAAGATAGGAAAGATTGGGATTATTAAATGA
- the mtnP gene encoding S-methyl-5'-thioadenosine phosphorylase: MEKVSIGVIGGSGLYQMEELKEIEKKQVPTPYGLPSNDIVIGRLGEKKVAFLPRHKEGHCIMPTEINSRANIYALKSLGVERIIGVSAVGSLKEELKPLDIVIPDQLVDRTLGLRQHTFFGEGAVGHISFADPYCPELNKLLYETGKESGYTIHQGGIYICIEGPQFSTRAESNIYRKWGCDIIGMTNIPEARLAREAEICYATIALVTDYDVWHETAEDVTIEMVINNLMKNVEHAKQMIKKIITQVPDTRHCVCATALKDGIITKSELIPQSTKEKLKLIIGEYL, encoded by the coding sequence TTGGAAAAGGTAAGCATTGGAGTAATTGGAGGCAGTGGATTATATCAAATGGAGGAATTAAAGGAGATTGAGAAAAAACAAGTCCCTACCCCCTATGGTCTTCCTTCTAATGATATTGTCATTGGTAGATTGGGAGAAAAGAAGGTTGCTTTTTTACCCAGGCATAAAGAAGGACATTGTATTATGCCAACGGAGATAAATTCAAGGGCAAATATTTATGCCTTAAAATCATTAGGCGTTGAGCGGATAATTGGCGTAAGTGCGGTAGGTAGTTTAAAAGAAGAATTGAAACCACTGGATATAGTTATTCCAGACCAATTAGTTGACCGAACTTTAGGTCTAAGACAACATACTTTCTTTGGAGAAGGTGCTGTTGGACATATAAGTTTTGCCGACCCTTATTGTCCAGAATTAAATAAGTTATTGTATGAAACTGGAAAAGAATCAGGCTACACGATTCATCAAGGCGGAATTTATATCTGTATCGAAGGACCACAGTTTTCCACCCGGGCGGAATCTAATATTTATCGAAAGTGGGGATGTGATATTATTGGTATGACTAACATCCCGGAGGCGAGATTGGCGCGTGAGGCGGAAATTTGCTATGCGACGATTGCTTTAGTTACGGACTACGATGTCTGGCATGAAACCGCAGAAGATGTAACCATAGAAATGGTCATAAATAATCTGATGAAAAATGTCGAGCATGCAAAACAGATGATTAAAAAGATAATTACTCAAGTTCCCGATACCCGGCATTGTGTCTGTGCCACAGCACTTAAAGATGGAATAATTACAAAATCTGAATTAATTCCTCAAAGCACCAAAGAGAAATTAAAACTTATAATTGGAGAGTATTTGTAA
- a CDS encoding ATPase, T2SS/T4P/T4SS family produces MEKEIKQKKKEEITSPETGRKKLRLGEMLVERGIINYTQLNEALSVQKKRGDRLACILVELGLMKEDDIADFFSQELKIPRVKAKDLDKIELSVKNIIPENIMRRELTLPISKKDNILVVALVDPLNVIAIDEVRSRTGCEIKTVVATEREIRNAIEKHYGKIISMDDLVKKMEHKDEVEVVKEEVVIQEEDLSNLVKKGTEPSIVDLVNYILVDAIKSRASDIHIEPQEKSVRLRNRIDGVLYTIPSPPKRFQNAIISRIKIMAGMDIAEHRLPQDGRFKVRYEKRDIDFRVSVIPTTYGEKAVLRILDASNLCLELDELGFEPKALPLYKKYIRAPHGIILVTGPTGCGKSTTLYSTLRTINSEDQNIVTVEDPIEYLLPGISQVQVRTEIGLDFTDGLRHFLRQDPDIIMVGEIRDREAAEVAINAALTGHLVFSTLHTNDAAGAVTRLLNMGIEPFLISSTILLSIAQRLVRKICPECKESYEASTQTLRSVGIKVEGDKKFPLYRGRGCDRCNNVGYKGRIGVYEVMIINDDIRQLILNREPAQTIKELAEEMGMISLRESALRKVIRG; encoded by the coding sequence TTGGAAAAAGAAATTAAGCAAAAAAAGAAAGAGGAAATTACTTCTCCAGAAACAGGAAGGAAAAAACTTAGACTGGGCGAAATGTTAGTTGAACGGGGAATTATCAATTATACCCAGCTTAATGAGGCGCTATCGGTCCAGAAGAAAAGAGGAGATAGATTGGCGTGTATCCTGGTAGAATTAGGTCTTATGAAGGAAGATGATATTGCAGATTTCTTTTCACAAGAATTAAAAATACCGAGAGTAAAGGCAAAAGATTTAGATAAAATTGAACTGAGCGTAAAAAATATTATACCCGAAAATATTATGCGACGGGAATTAACTCTACCAATAAGTAAAAAGGACAATATATTAGTTGTAGCGTTAGTTGACCCTCTAAATGTTATTGCCATTGATGAAGTAAGGTCACGAACTGGGTGTGAAATTAAAACAGTTGTTGCGACGGAAAGAGAAATAAGAAATGCCATCGAAAAACATTATGGAAAAATCATCTCTATGGATGATTTGGTTAAAAAGATGGAGCATAAAGATGAGGTAGAAGTAGTTAAAGAAGAGGTAGTTATCCAGGAGGAAGATTTAAGTAACTTAGTAAAGAAAGGGACAGAACCATCCATTGTTGATTTAGTAAATTATATATTAGTCGATGCTATCAAATCAAGAGCATCAGATATACATATTGAGCCACAAGAAAAGTCTGTTAGACTGCGTAATAGAATTGACGGCGTGTTATATACAATTCCATCTCCACCTAAACGATTTCAAAATGCAATTATCTCAAGAATAAAAATTATGGCAGGAATGGATATTGCCGAGCATAGATTACCACAAGATGGTAGATTTAAAGTTCGGTATGAAAAAAGGGATATAGATTTCCGTGTATCAGTTATTCCAACTACTTATGGAGAAAAAGCAGTTTTAAGAATCCTTGATGCTAGTAATCTGTGTTTAGAGTTAGATGAGTTAGGTTTTGAACCAAAGGCATTACCACTTTATAAAAAATATATCCGTGCACCTCATGGAATTATCTTAGTCACAGGACCAACCGGATGTGGGAAATCTACCACCCTTTATTCGACCTTAAGAACGATAAATTCAGAGGATCAAAATATAGTAACAGTTGAAGACCCAATAGAATATCTTTTGCCAGGAATAAGTCAGGTTCAGGTCAGAACAGAAATAGGATTAGATTTTACAGATGGACTGCGGCATTTTTTACGGCAAGACCCTGATATTATTATGGTAGGTGAAATAAGAGACCGTGAGGCGGCGGAAGTAGCCATCAATGCCGCTTTAACTGGACATCTGGTATTTTCTACTTTGCATACTAATGATGCCGCAGGAGCAGTAACTCGATTACTTAATATGGGAATAGAGCCATTTTTAATCTCATCCACTATCTTGTTAAGTATTGCTCAACGATTAGTTCGAAAAATATGTCCAGAATGTAAAGAGTCTTATGAAGCATCCACGCAGACCTTGCGTAGTGTAGGAATTAAAGTTGAAGGAGATAAAAAATTTCCTTTATATCGCGGTAGAGGCTGTGATAGATGTAACAATGTTGGCTACAAAGGCAGAATTGGTGTATATGAAGTAATGATTATTAATGATGATATTCGCCAGCTTATTTTGAACCGTGAACCGGCACAAACAATTAAAGAATTAGCAGAAGAGATGGGAATGATTTCTTTAAGAGAATCGGCATTAAGAAAAGTAATCCGCGGA
- a CDS encoding HepT-like ribonuclease domain-containing protein, which produces MAGMRDKLIHDYLDVDIDAVWDAVERDIPVLKNELKYIIEKEENQSNHYAQTNPDHRSVPV; this is translated from the coding sequence ATGGCTGGAATGAGGGACAAATTGATACACGATTATTTAGATGTAGATATAGATGCTGTTTGGGATGCGGTTGAAAGGGATATTCCTGTATTGAAAAACGAATTGAAATATATTATTGAAAAGGAAGAGAATCAATCTAATCATTATGCACAAACTAATCCTGACCACAGGTCAGTACCTGTTTAG
- a CDS encoding nucleotidyltransferase family protein produces MNPQVENIQRNIIRVLRKHRVKKAALFGSYVKGDEKPESDIDIIVEFSERKSLLDLVGIEQELSDTLGIKVDLLTERSISPYLIGRIKKEMKVIYE; encoded by the coding sequence ATGAATCCTCAAGTTGAAAATATTCAAAGAAACATTATTCGGGTGCTGAGAAAACACAGAGTAAAAAAGGCCGCACTATTTGGCTCCTATGTAAAAGGAGATGAAAAGCCAGAAAGCGACATAGATATTATTGTTGAATTTTCGGAAAGAAAAAGTTTGCTTGACCTTGTTGGAATAGAGCAGGAACTGTCTGATACCCTGGGTATTAAGGTCGATTTGCTCACAGAGAGGTCTATAAGTCCATACCTCATTGGCAGGATTAAAAAGGAAATGAAAGTGATATACGAATGA
- a CDS encoding HepT-like ribonuclease domain-containing protein produces MNKDDTIYLKDIFDAIHRIEDYTKEVNYSNFMNSNLIQAGVIRELEIIGEATKKLTQQLEINIRIYPEENGWNEGQIDTRLFRCRYRCCLGCG; encoded by the coding sequence ATGAATAAGGATGACACTATCTACTTAAAAGACATTTTTGATGCTATACACCGCATTGAAGACTACACTAAAGAAGTAAACTACAGTAATTTCATGAATAGTAATCTGATTCAAGCAGGTGTTATAAGAGAACTGGAAATAATTGGAGAAGCAACTAAAAAATTGACTCAGCAATTAGAGATAAATATCCGAATATACCCGGAAGAAAATGGCTGGAATGAGGGACAAATTGATACACGATTATTTAGATGTAGATATAGATGCTGTTTGGGATGCGGTTGA